The Candidatus Thorarchaeota archaeon genome has a segment encoding these proteins:
- a CDS encoding class I SAM-dependent methyltransferase, with protein sequence MTSFDELAIAYDRAINWTQRLDREIPFILSHLSKTRPRRILDLACGSGQHLIALASHGCTGIGVDNSMAMIQIARELAEEKHANVQFLFGDIQEVSQMVEGPFDLVLCVGNSLALLPGHDIIAETVRAVRELLTEQGKLIIQVLNFEEIRETGFRFFPLKEGHLRDGRRVVFGRFFDHDSNLARSTLVMSSLIEQNGEWDATVATQQVVNLDKGILQRILLGEGFQTIELFSGYNRKPFDPHANRNIVAVASK encoded by the coding sequence ATGACTTCTTTTGATGAGCTTGCAATAGCGTATGATCGAGCAATCAATTGGACACAGAGACTTGACCGAGAGATCCCATTCATTCTCTCACATCTTTCCAAAACACGACCACGGCGCATTCTTGACCTTGCATGTGGCAGTGGACAACATCTCATCGCTCTAGCATCTCACGGTTGCACGGGAATAGGCGTGGATAACTCGATGGCTATGATACAAATCGCCCGGGAGCTCGCTGAGGAGAAACATGCTAATGTACAGTTTCTATTCGGCGACATTCAGGAAGTCTCGCAGATGGTCGAGGGGCCATTTGATCTTGTGCTCTGTGTTGGAAATTCACTTGCACTTCTTCCGGGGCATGACATCATTGCCGAAACTGTGAGAGCTGTTAGAGAGCTCCTCACTGAGCAAGGTAAATTAATCATCCAAGTCCTCAATTTCGAGGAGATTCGTGAAACGGGTTTCAGGTTTTTTCCACTAAAAGAAGGGCATCTCAGAGATGGAAGACGTGTTGTCTTTGGTCGCTTTTTTGATCATGATAGCAACCTTGCCCGCTCTACACTTGTCATGTCTTCATTGATTGAACAAAACGGGGAATGGGACGCCACAGTTGCAACACAACAAGTCGTCAATCTAGACAAGGGGATCCTACAACGAATCCTTCTAGGGGAGGGCTTCCAGACAATTGAACTATTCAGTGGTTACAACCGGAAACCCTTCGATCCACACGCCAACAGAAACATTGTTGCTGTGGCAAGTAAATGA
- a CDS encoding SDR family oxidoreductase, with translation MDTGLQDAHILITGAAGGIGIETVRAFLSEGARVTAVFHHNEGALPTITNDDRLLLVKTDVRHEKEVEAAFRSANETFGRVDVLVSNAGIANMEGVGVHEMTLEQWKKTLEVNLTGAFLCSKYFFKNLQEFPGELAALILVGSTAAVFGEAWYSDYATSKAGMHGLMMSLKNEIVYLAHRGRVNIVNPGWTKTPMAEAALEDFDMVRRIHQTIPMKKTATPKDIANAIVFLASDQLAGHISGQSIVVAGGMEGRALYTPHEALSWRDDR, from the coding sequence ATGGACACAGGACTACAGGACGCGCATATCCTGATCACGGGTGCCGCTGGAGGTATTGGCATCGAAACTGTTAGAGCATTTCTCAGCGAGGGTGCTAGAGTCACAGCGGTATTCCATCATAATGAGGGAGCGCTACCTACTATTACAAATGACGATCGATTGCTCCTTGTAAAGACTGATGTTCGTCACGAAAAAGAAGTTGAAGCCGCATTTCGCAGCGCAAACGAAACCTTCGGAAGGGTGGATGTCCTTGTTTCAAATGCGGGAATTGCGAACATGGAGGGAGTAGGTGTTCATGAGATGACATTAGAGCAATGGAAAAAGACTCTGGAGGTCAATCTCACAGGTGCATTTCTCTGCTCCAAGTACTTTTTCAAAAACCTTCAAGAGTTCCCGGGAGAACTGGCAGCACTGATTCTTGTCGGTTCCACAGCAGCGGTCTTTGGTGAAGCGTGGTACAGTGATTATGCGACCTCCAAGGCGGGAATGCATGGTCTGATGATGAGTCTAAAAAACGAGATTGTGTATCTGGCTCATCGGGGCCGAGTCAATATCGTCAACCCCGGTTGGACCAAGACACCAATGGCGGAGGCTGCACTCGAAGATTTTGATATGGTACGTAGAATACATCAGACAATTCCAATGAAGAAGACGGCCACGCCGAAGGATATTGCCAATGCTATCGTCTTCCTCGCTTCTGACCAACTCGCGGGACACATCAGCGGCCAGAGTATTGTGGTTGCTGGAGGGATGGAAGGTCGTGCACTCTATACGCCTCACGAGGCACTCTCGTGGAGAGATGACAGATGA
- a CDS encoding leucine-rich repeat domain-containing protein, which produces MDEIILRYTTTGGFIETIHVDRTENHLNLSLKDIASIDLLPLIWCTDLERLSLQYNRIESIDLSPLTKCTTLEEINLSHNRLREIDLSPLVGLSHLRELRLEKNNLRKIDVSPLFECPNLSVFRKDDFVSMTASIFLRSVGSWPDVLMDEYHRILWVHGDSSPRT; this is translated from the coding sequence GTGGATGAGATCATTTTACGTTATACTACAACTGGAGGCTTTATCGAGACGATTCACGTTGATCGAACGGAGAACCATCTCAATCTCTCATTAAAGGACATCGCGTCCATCGACCTGCTTCCTCTGATCTGGTGCACAGACCTTGAACGCCTTAGCCTCCAATACAACCGCATTGAGTCAATAGATCTCTCACCCCTTACAAAATGCACCACACTGGAGGAGATCAACCTCAGTCACAACAGACTCAGAGAGATCGATCTCAGTCCACTTGTGGGCCTTTCACACCTCAGAGAACTTCGATTGGAAAAGAACAATTTACGAAAGATCGACGTATCACCGCTCTTCGAGTGCCCTAATCTCTCAGTCTTTAGAAAGGACGACTTTGTCAGCATGACTGCTAGTATCTTTCTAAGATCTGTGGGCAGCTGGCCTGATGTGCTTATGGACGAGTATCACAGAATCCTCTGGGTGCATGGAGATAGTTCTCCACGCACATGA
- a CDS encoding nitroreductase family protein, with protein MSELLREITERRSGRAFEKRPLDDEFIQLILEAGRLAPSCANTQAWNFVVLKDLTVLTEAHVALSRGNAWGKEAPLMIIVTAKEDGGCSAHGLPYFMMDVGLAVENMLLQAVHLGIMGHPTAGWDEAKLKTQLKIPEDHRIVTVIFFGYPLSREEVPPEQREKEFHPKERRPLSEIVHWDMW; from the coding sequence ATGAGTGAATTACTACGTGAGATCACTGAGCGGCGCAGTGGCCGTGCCTTTGAGAAGAGGCCTCTGGATGATGAGTTCATCCAACTCATCTTGGAGGCTGGAAGATTAGCACCATCCTGTGCGAATACGCAGGCGTGGAACTTTGTCGTTCTAAAAGATCTAACAGTTCTGACTGAGGCACATGTGGCATTGAGCCGTGGGAATGCTTGGGGAAAAGAGGCCCCATTGATGATTATTGTGACCGCTAAAGAGGATGGAGGTTGCTCTGCACATGGCCTCCCGTATTTCATGATGGATGTCGGTCTTGCAGTTGAAAATATGCTCCTACAGGCGGTTCATCTCGGAATCATGGGGCACCCAACAGCAGGTTGGGACGAGGCTAAGCTGAAGACCCAGCTCAAGATTCCTGAGGACCATCGAATTGTCACCGTGATCTTCTTTGGCTATCCGCTGAGCCGAGAAGAAGTACCTCCTGAACAACGCGAGAAAGAGTTCCATCCTAAAGAGCGGCGCCCTCTATCAGAGATAGTACATTGGGATATGTGGTGA
- a CDS encoding MBL fold metallo-hydrolase: protein MNDDSTSTSYNWENDEVKVVVPYSVAGVSTSIVLTSKFTGKIILLDAGDGVLRDLISTYNSEFLHDLDIIAITHGHFDHIGGLYALLGFLRMLERKEPLSILVPAGCVEVPLVIQAFRHSYPTSIPFRIFIQEVGNHTGFDTDFFKVKAFEVEHFGMENTSNEERLMPALGYRVHIGSTVVSYTGDTRYCSSAEDIVRDADLAIIEATRRKTPLKGHRVHLTLEEANKLATLAKDAILVHKIPDFVVSEDIDR from the coding sequence ATGAATGACGACTCAACTAGTACATCATACAACTGGGAAAATGACGAGGTCAAGGTAGTGGTGCCATATAGTGTGGCTGGTGTCAGTACGTCAATCGTCCTCACTTCCAAGTTCACAGGCAAGATCATCCTTCTTGATGCTGGTGATGGTGTTCTTCGTGATCTGATCTCCACCTATAACTCAGAGTTTCTACACGACCTAGACATAATTGCGATCACGCATGGTCATTTCGATCATATTGGTGGTCTCTATGCTCTGCTGGGCTTCTTACGAATGCTTGAACGAAAAGAACCGTTGAGCATCCTTGTACCTGCCGGCTGTGTAGAGGTGCCTCTTGTTATCCAAGCTTTCCGCCACTCTTATCCCACCTCAATCCCCTTCCGGATCTTTATTCAAGAGGTGGGAAATCATACCGGTTTTGACACGGACTTTTTCAAAGTGAAGGCCTTTGAGGTAGAACACTTTGGTATGGAGAACACCTCAAATGAAGAGCGTCTGATGCCAGCTCTTGGCTACCGTGTGCATATTGGCTCCACAGTCGTGAGTTACACTGGCGATACCCGTTACTGTTCCAGTGCAGAAGACATCGTCCGTGATGCCGATTTAGCAATTATCGAGGCGACACGTAGAAAGACTCCCCTTAAGGGACATCGTGTACACCTGACATTAGAAGAGGCCAACAAACTGGCCACGCTCGCAAAGGATGCGATCCTAGTACACAAGATTCCTGACTTTGTAGTCTCTGAGGATATTGATCGATAG
- a CDS encoding alanine--tRNA ligase, with translation MKINELRKKYLEFFKQRGHAIIPSASLLPENDPTVLFTTAGMHPLVPFLLGEPHPKGKRLANCQKCIRTTDIDSVGDTTHLTFFEMLGNWSLGDYWKKEAISWSFEFLTSKEWLGLDAKKLSVTVFTGDDDAPRDTESAEIWESVGIPKERIYYLPKEDNWWGPAGTTGPCGPCTEMFIEVDDIPKCGPDCRPGCSCGHYVEVWNDVFMEYNKREDGKYEPLKQRNVDTGMGVERTAAMLQGVSTVYDTESFIPLIKKIKSLSPIEQFSEEDNIRCRVIADHVKSAVMIMADDRRISPSNVEQGYVVRRLLRKAILSAEKLNITSGVLQELAEVVIQMYKDVYEETERNREFIMKNLADEERKFRNSLKKAMRKLQRVIDETSTVTGKDAFLLFTSYGLPLEITREMAEEKGIKIDMEEFRQEFEHHREKSRTATQGKFKGGLADHSEEITKLHSATHLLQEALRRVLGESVRQMGSNITKERLRFDFTFPRKLTPEEVQQVEDLVNDAIKQDLEVKREFMKYEDAIASGALAFFKETYGDEVSVYSMGDFSKEVCGGPHVQRTGELGHFKIIKQKKIGAGLIRIKAILE, from the coding sequence ATGAAGATCAATGAACTACGCAAGAAATACCTCGAGTTCTTCAAACAGCGAGGCCATGCAATCATTCCCTCCGCGTCGCTTCTTCCTGAGAATGATCCGACCGTTCTCTTTACCACTGCGGGAATGCATCCGCTGGTCCCATTTCTTCTGGGAGAACCTCACCCAAAGGGGAAACGTCTTGCAAATTGCCAGAAGTGCATTCGGACAACCGACATCGATAGCGTGGGTGATACCACGCACCTGACATTCTTTGAGATGCTTGGTAACTGGAGCCTTGGCGATTACTGGAAAAAAGAGGCGATCAGTTGGAGCTTTGAGTTCCTCACCTCAAAAGAATGGTTGGGTCTTGATGCAAAGAAACTCTCCGTCACGGTCTTTACGGGTGATGATGATGCTCCGCGAGACACCGAATCCGCAGAGATCTGGGAGAGTGTGGGTATCCCAAAGGAACGCATCTATTACCTCCCAAAAGAAGACAACTGGTGGGGGCCTGCTGGCACGACAGGACCATGTGGCCCATGTACCGAGATGTTCATTGAAGTGGATGATATTCCCAAGTGTGGACCAGACTGTAGACCCGGATGCAGTTGTGGGCACTATGTAGAGGTATGGAATGACGTGTTCATGGAATACAATAAACGAGAGGACGGCAAGTACGAACCACTCAAACAGAGAAATGTGGACACAGGAATGGGGGTCGAACGGACAGCCGCGATGTTGCAGGGGGTCTCAACGGTCTATGATACTGAGAGCTTTATTCCTCTTATCAAGAAGATCAAGAGCCTCTCTCCAATAGAACAGTTCAGTGAGGAGGACAACATCCGATGCAGAGTGATCGCAGACCATGTCAAATCGGCAGTCATGATCATGGCCGATGATCGAAGAATCTCACCATCGAATGTCGAACAGGGGTATGTTGTACGAAGACTCCTGCGCAAGGCAATTCTCAGTGCCGAGAAATTAAATATCACGAGCGGCGTTCTGCAAGAACTGGCCGAAGTTGTCATTCAGATGTACAAAGATGTCTATGAGGAGACCGAACGCAACCGCGAGTTCATCATGAAGAACCTCGCCGACGAGGAACGCAAGTTCCGCAACTCTCTGAAAAAGGCCATGAGGAAACTACAACGAGTCATAGATGAGACCAGCACCGTCACAGGCAAGGATGCATTTCTTCTCTTCACCAGTTATGGTCTCCCTCTTGAGATCACTCGGGAGATGGCCGAGGAGAAGGGCATCAAGATAGACATGGAGGAGTTTCGACAAGAGTTCGAGCATCATCGTGAGAAATCACGGACTGCCACACAGGGCAAGTTCAAGGGAGGCCTTGCAGACCATAGCGAAGAGATCACCAAGCTTCACTCGGCGACGCATCTCTTACAGGAGGCCCTGCGAAGAGTTCTAGGAGAGAGCGTCAGACAGATGGGAAGCAATATCACAAAGGAACGGCTCAGGTTCGACTTCACCTTCCCACGTAAGTTGACACCAGAAGAGGTGCAACAGGTTGAAGACCTGGTCAATGACGCGATTAAACAAGACCTTGAGGTCAAGCGAGAGTTCATGAAATATGAAGACGCGATTGCCAGTGGAGCTCTTGCCTTTTTCAAGGAGACCTATGGTGACGAGGTTTCGGTCTATTCCATGGGCGACTTTAGCAAAGAGGTCTGTGGAGGACCACATGTCCAGAGAACAGGAGAACTAGGGCACTTCAAAATAATCAAGCAAAAGAAGATCGGAGCAGGACTGATACGAATTAAGGCGATCTTGGAATGA
- a CDS encoding anion permease: MEPIAGPILLVFVGTYLLISSEKVNRTAMAMTGMGVVGLILWIANTADPTQGAPFEQLVEHIEWHTILFITAMMIIVAVASSSGMFQYIAISISKPTEGNPRRLFVIFNVFVFAISLFFDTVSTILIIAPLTIEVCNALELDFRPFLISEAIVCNFASIPSIVGAVPNLVIADKTGLSASFLFLLLMPLAIILLLVTIPILLKVFENQLVPGPDDLINQMLLIDPEYMIRSRNDFYMSIVAILVLVFGFTVGTSMGAEPAMIAIIIAFFMLLVSREYVDNILRRVGWGTVFFLVGIFGLVAALDITGVIDDIGAAVGTIIGGDVTTAILFLIWIPAGLSAVIDNIPVSVVLAPLAVQFATVTPVLPAVLILAVNVGGYLLPIGAPANLLVIALAEVEHRPITLASFAKIATTLAIIHLAIGTAWLLFISFFV, encoded by the coding sequence TTGGAGCCAATTGCGGGACCAATTCTTCTCGTATTCGTAGGGACGTACCTTCTGATCTCAAGTGAGAAGGTCAATAGGACTGCAATGGCTATGACAGGCATGGGCGTTGTGGGACTCATCCTTTGGATTGCAAATACAGCGGATCCCACACAGGGGGCCCCCTTTGAACAGCTTGTCGAACACATCGAGTGGCACACCATCTTATTCATCACAGCCATGATGATCATCGTTGCTGTCGCCAGCTCTTCTGGGATGTTTCAGTACATTGCAATATCGATTTCTAAACCGACAGAGGGAAACCCGCGTAGGCTCTTTGTGATATTCAACGTCTTTGTCTTTGCCATATCGCTCTTTTTCGACACGGTCTCGACCATTCTCATCATTGCACCACTAACGATCGAGGTGTGCAATGCGCTTGAACTGGACTTTAGACCATTTCTCATAAGTGAGGCAATCGTCTGCAACTTTGCCTCGATTCCCTCTATCGTTGGTGCTGTGCCCAACCTTGTCATTGCAGACAAGACGGGTCTCAGTGCATCCTTCCTCTTTCTACTGCTCATGCCACTTGCGATCATTCTGCTGTTAGTGACCATTCCGATCTTACTCAAGGTCTTTGAAAACCAGTTAGTACCGGGACCTGATGACCTCATCAACCAGATGCTTCTCATTGACCCCGAGTACATGATCCGTTCGCGCAATGATTTCTACATGTCAATAGTTGCAATACTGGTCTTAGTATTTGGATTCACGGTCGGGACCAGTATGGGCGCAGAACCAGCCATGATCGCCATCATTATTGCATTCTTCATGCTACTGGTCTCACGAGAATACGTGGACAACATTCTGAGAAGAGTAGGCTGGGGGACGGTCTTTTTCCTCGTCGGCATCTTTGGACTGGTAGCAGCACTTGACATTACGGGAGTCATTGACGATATTGGGGCTGCGGTCGGGACTATCATCGGGGGCGATGTGACAACAGCAATCCTCTTTCTGATCTGGATTCCAGCAGGACTCTCGGCCGTGATCGATAACATTCCGGTCTCAGTAGTACTGGCTCCACTCGCAGTTCAGTTCGCAACAGTCACACCAGTCCTGCCAGCAGTGTTAATTCTTGCAGTAAATGTGGGAGGCTATCTCTTACCGATTGGTGCCCCCGCCAACCTTCTTGTCATTGCACTTGCAGAGGTGGAACACAGACCGATCACACTGGCCAGCTTTGCAAAGATCGCTACGACTCTGGCCATCATCCATCTGGCCATCGGAACAGCATGGCTGCTATTCATCTCGTTCTTTGTGTAA
- a CDS encoding metallophosphoesterase, protein MRIAAVSDIHVLSDGADDPLLNAIRHRVMSLEPDVFIIAGDLSHHLSILEDSLTKLRIEGIPNLYVPGNHDVWFEKDPAISSMEKYAKAIGAICRKRGFQYLPDEPYELDSIGFVGSMGWSDYSFARPELAIPEETYQRKEYNGATWFDVFNLDWELSDKEITDLFNKKIKYDLSILSNSVKQVVYVSHHLPFRELTIYKYRLPWDFFSAYMGSVTTGEILLQDERVILTISGHSHVRNMIRKGPITAITVPIGYCRPTGDELEAFVKKAVADIEVQDGAVNIRDFVKGDICEGIPYRTAR, encoded by the coding sequence GTGAGAATTGCCGCGGTCTCAGATATTCATGTTCTATCAGATGGGGCTGATGATCCATTACTGAATGCAATACGACATCGTGTCATGAGCTTGGAACCTGATGTCTTTATCATAGCTGGCGATCTAAGCCATCATTTGTCCATACTTGAAGATTCGCTGACAAAATTACGGATCGAGGGCATCCCCAACCTCTATGTTCCCGGCAATCACGATGTCTGGTTCGAAAAAGACCCTGCAATAAGTTCCATGGAGAAATATGCAAAGGCGATCGGAGCAATTTGCAGAAAGAGAGGCTTCCAGTATCTGCCGGACGAGCCCTATGAGCTCGACAGTATTGGATTTGTGGGGAGCATGGGGTGGTCGGATTATTCATTTGCACGTCCGGAACTCGCAATCCCAGAAGAGACCTATCAGCGCAAAGAGTATAATGGGGCCACTTGGTTTGATGTCTTCAACTTGGACTGGGAATTGTCAGACAAAGAGATCACGGACCTATTCAATAAAAAAATAAAGTACGACCTCTCAATACTCTCAAACTCCGTCAAGCAGGTAGTCTATGTATCACATCACTTGCCATTCAGGGAATTGACCATATACAAGTACAGATTGCCATGGGACTTCTTTAGTGCGTATATGGGATCGGTCACCACCGGAGAGATCCTCCTACAGGATGAACGGGTCATCCTCACAATCTCGGGGCACAGCCATGTCAGAAATATGATCCGGAAAGGCCCCATCACTGCAATAACCGTGCCAATAGGCTACTGTAGACCAACTGGTGACGAGCTTGAGGCATTCGTCAAAAAGGCTGTTGCAGACATCGAGGTCCAAGACGGGGCCGTCAACATCAGAGACTTCGTAAAGGGAGACATCTGTGAGGGGATACCATATCGCACAGCACGATAG
- a CDS encoding FAD-binding oxidoreductase: MTNNIQAEASPEADLSEVKTVTNSAEITDTYALYLDDESHSFDGKADALMFPVSEVEVATILRNAHAKGQPVTIQGNRTGLTGGAVPLSGIAINLEKMNDLLYMDYDSERNIYTIAAEPGVLLEDLVKAVNTKSLNVLRGKGTPQQQEVLERFLNEPAEYTFPVDPTETSAFIGGITACNASGARTFKYGAVRDWVTRIRVVLMNGDVLDIERGKVFAKDGAFSITLSDGTALDLKIPSYNMPSTKNAAGLFARPDMDLIDLFIGSEGILGVITLVELGLMTLPENIMTVMAFFPSEDDAVGFVYDIRGKDSPIQMEFLEYFGPNALKIIREKASSAGITVPALTDSTQAIVFFEFAYTEADMEEKVMALEEVLNVHNSSSESSWAGLDRTELEKMKTVRHFIPETINGIIAQRKQEYHQVHKIGTDMAVPDEALRDYLKFYRQVLEEQGMEYVVFGHIGNNHLHVNMLPRNNEEVEQGMENYRIFAKKAVELGGTVAAEHGIGKLKREFLVIMYGEAGIKEMQNVKRVLDPKWLLNRGNVVDIPTDL; this comes from the coding sequence ATGACGAATAATATTCAGGCGGAGGCTTCTCCTGAAGCTGATCTCTCTGAAGTCAAGACCGTGACTAATTCTGCAGAGATCACTGACACTTATGCATTATATCTTGATGACGAATCGCATTCTTTTGATGGCAAGGCTGACGCACTCATGTTCCCTGTGTCCGAGGTCGAGGTCGCCACCATTCTCAGGAATGCTCATGCCAAAGGTCAACCAGTTACTATCCAAGGTAACCGTACTGGTCTGACTGGTGGTGCAGTTCCACTGAGTGGAATCGCCATCAATCTTGAGAAGATGAATGATCTTCTCTATATGGACTATGACTCAGAACGCAACATCTATACGATTGCTGCGGAGCCTGGTGTTCTCCTTGAGGATCTGGTCAAGGCTGTAAACACCAAGAGTCTAAACGTGCTCCGTGGTAAAGGGACTCCACAGCAACAGGAAGTGCTAGAGCGTTTCTTGAACGAGCCAGCAGAGTATACCTTCCCGGTGGATCCCACGGAGACCAGCGCCTTCATAGGTGGTATCACTGCCTGTAATGCCTCTGGTGCACGGACTTTCAAGTATGGCGCAGTTCGTGACTGGGTGACTCGTATTCGTGTTGTGTTGATGAACGGTGATGTTCTTGATATTGAACGAGGAAAGGTCTTTGCGAAGGATGGTGCCTTCTCAATAACTCTCAGTGATGGTACTGCACTTGACCTGAAGATCCCCTCCTACAATATGCCTTCAACCAAGAATGCAGCTGGTCTCTTTGCAAGACCTGACATGGACCTGATTGACCTCTTTATCGGGTCTGAGGGGATTCTTGGTGTGATCACTCTTGTTGAACTTGGGCTCATGACCTTGCCTGAAAATATAATGACCGTCATGGCCTTCTTCCCGAGTGAAGATGATGCCGTCGGTTTTGTCTACGACATCCGCGGAAAAGACTCTCCCATCCAGATGGAGTTTCTTGAATACTTTGGACCAAACGCATTGAAGATTATCCGTGAAAAGGCAAGCAGTGCTGGGATCACAGTTCCTGCGCTCACGGATTCTACGCAGGCCATCGTCTTCTTCGAGTTCGCCTACACCGAGGCCGACATGGAAGAAAAGGTCATGGCTCTCGAGGAAGTTCTCAACGTTCATAACTCGTCATCCGAGTCTAGCTGGGCTGGACTTGATCGGACCGAACTTGAGAAGATGAAGACTGTTCGTCACTTTATTCCTGAGACCATTAATGGTATCATTGCTCAACGGAAGCAGGAGTATCATCAAGTTCACAAGATCGGTACAGACATGGCGGTTCCTGATGAGGCGCTTCGTGATTATCTCAAGTTCTATAGACAGGTTCTTGAGGAACAGGGTATGGAGTATGTGGTCTTCGGGCATATTGGTAACAACCACCTTCATGTCAACATGCTCCCACGGAATAATGAAGAGGTGGAGCAGGGTATGGAGAACTATCGTATCTTTGCAAAGAAGGCCGTGGAGCTTGGTGGCACAGTTGCTGCTGAGCATGGTATTGGTAAGCTAAAACGCGAGTTTCTCGTCATCATGTATGGTGAGGCTGGGATTAAAGAGATGCAGAATGTGAAACGTGTGCTTGATCCCAAATGGCTTCTTAACCGTGGTAACGTGGTTGATATTCCTACTGACCTGTAA